Proteins encoded together in one Microcebus murinus isolate Inina chromosome 18, M.murinus_Inina_mat1.0, whole genome shotgun sequence window:
- the SRR gene encoding serine racemase isoform X1 — protein sequence MKKKRMCRKQQRTMCAQYCISFADVEKAHINIRDFIHLTPVLTSSILNQVTGRNLFFKCELFQKTGSFKIRGALNAIRGLVPATLEGKPKAVVTHSSGNHGQALTYAAKLEGIPAYIVVPQTAPNCKKLAIQAYGASLVYSEQSDESRENVTKRIMEETEGIMVHPNQEPAVIAGQGTIALEVLNQVPLVDALVVPVGGGGMVAGIAITVKALRPSVKVYAAEPLNADDCYQSKLKGELTPNPYPPETIADGVKSSIGFNTWPIIRDLVDDVFTVTEDEIKYATQLVWERMKLLIEPTAGVAVAAVLSEHFQTVSSEVKNICIVLSGGNVDLTSLTWVKQAENPAPFQSVSV from the exons ATGAAAAAGAAGCGGATGTGCAGAAAGCAGCAGAG AACTATGTGTGCTCAGTACTGCATCTCCTTTGCTGATGTTGAAAAAGCTCACATTAACATTCGAGATTTTATCCACCTCACACCAGTGCTAACAAGCTCCATTTTGAATCAAGTAACGGGGCGCAATCTTTTCTTCAAATGTGAACTCTTTCAGAAAACTGGATCTTTTAAG ATTCGTGGTGCCCTTAATGCCATCAGAGGCTTGGTTCCTGCCACTTTAGAAGGGAAGCCAAAAGCTGTTGTTACTCATAGCAGTGGAAACCATGGACAGGCTCTCACATACGCTGCCAAATTGGAAG GGATTCCTGCTTATATTGTGGTGCCCCAAACAGCTCCCAACTGTAAAAAACTAGCAATACAAGCCTATGGAGCATCTTTAGTATACAGTGAACAGAGTGACGAG TCCAGAGAAAATGTTACAAAGAGAATTATGGAAGAAACAGAAGGCATCATGGTACATCCCAACCAGGAGCCTGCAGTGATAGCTGGGCAAGGAACAATTGCCCTAGAAGTGCTAAACCAG GTTCCCTTGGTGGATGCACTGGTGGTACCTGTAGGGGGAGGAGGAATGGTTGCTGGAATAGCAATTACAGTTAAG GCCCTGAGACCTAGTGTAAAGGTATATGCTGCTGAGCCCTTGAATGCAGATGACTGCTACCAATCCAAACTGAAAGGGGAACTGACCCCCAACCCATATCCTCCAGAAACCATAGCAGACGGTGTCAAATCCAGCATTGGCTTTAACACCTGGCCTATTATAAGGGACCTTGTAGATGATGTCTTCACTGTCACAGAGGATGAAATTAAG TATGCAACCCAGCTGGTGTGGGAGAGGATGAAACTACTCATTGAACCTACAGCTGGTGTTGCAGTAGCTGCTGTGCTGTCTGAGCATTTTCAAACAGTATCCTCAGAAGTAAAGAACATTTGTATTGTGCTGAGTGGTGGAAATGTAGACTTAACCTCCCTAACCTGGGTAAAGCAGGCTGAAAACCCAGCTCCTTTCCAATCTGTGTCTGTTTAA
- the SRR gene encoding serine racemase isoform X2: MCAQYCISFADVEKAHINIRDFIHLTPVLTSSILNQVTGRNLFFKCELFQKTGSFKIRGALNAIRGLVPATLEGKPKAVVTHSSGNHGQALTYAAKLEGIPAYIVVPQTAPNCKKLAIQAYGASLVYSEQSDESRENVTKRIMEETEGIMVHPNQEPAVIAGQGTIALEVLNQVPLVDALVVPVGGGGMVAGIAITVKALRPSVKVYAAEPLNADDCYQSKLKGELTPNPYPPETIADGVKSSIGFNTWPIIRDLVDDVFTVTEDEIKYATQLVWERMKLLIEPTAGVAVAAVLSEHFQTVSSEVKNICIVLSGGNVDLTSLTWVKQAENPAPFQSVSV, from the exons ATGTGTGCTCAGTACTGCATCTCCTTTGCTGATGTTGAAAAAGCTCACATTAACATTCGAGATTTTATCCACCTCACACCAGTGCTAACAAGCTCCATTTTGAATCAAGTAACGGGGCGCAATCTTTTCTTCAAATGTGAACTCTTTCAGAAAACTGGATCTTTTAAG ATTCGTGGTGCCCTTAATGCCATCAGAGGCTTGGTTCCTGCCACTTTAGAAGGGAAGCCAAAAGCTGTTGTTACTCATAGCAGTGGAAACCATGGACAGGCTCTCACATACGCTGCCAAATTGGAAG GGATTCCTGCTTATATTGTGGTGCCCCAAACAGCTCCCAACTGTAAAAAACTAGCAATACAAGCCTATGGAGCATCTTTAGTATACAGTGAACAGAGTGACGAG TCCAGAGAAAATGTTACAAAGAGAATTATGGAAGAAACAGAAGGCATCATGGTACATCCCAACCAGGAGCCTGCAGTGATAGCTGGGCAAGGAACAATTGCCCTAGAAGTGCTAAACCAG GTTCCCTTGGTGGATGCACTGGTGGTACCTGTAGGGGGAGGAGGAATGGTTGCTGGAATAGCAATTACAGTTAAG GCCCTGAGACCTAGTGTAAAGGTATATGCTGCTGAGCCCTTGAATGCAGATGACTGCTACCAATCCAAACTGAAAGGGGAACTGACCCCCAACCCATATCCTCCAGAAACCATAGCAGACGGTGTCAAATCCAGCATTGGCTTTAACACCTGGCCTATTATAAGGGACCTTGTAGATGATGTCTTCACTGTCACAGAGGATGAAATTAAG TATGCAACCCAGCTGGTGTGGGAGAGGATGAAACTACTCATTGAACCTACAGCTGGTGTTGCAGTAGCTGCTGTGCTGTCTGAGCATTTTCAAACAGTATCCTCAGAAGTAAAGAACATTTGTATTGTGCTGAGTGGTGGAAATGTAGACTTAACCTCCCTAACCTGGGTAAAGCAGGCTGAAAACCCAGCTCCTTTCCAATCTGTGTCTGTTTAA